In Gordonia iterans, the following proteins share a genomic window:
- a CDS encoding hemolysin family protein, with translation MRDIVFLVVAAAFTVIGGLFAAIDSALATVSVARVEDLIKDDRFGAKRLIRVVEQRPAYIGLTVLLRIGFETASTVLVALVATEHLGMTWGIVVAVLVMMVVSFVAVGVGPRTVGRQHAYSLSLFAAPLLTVIGVLLRPVTRILIVLGNALTPGKGFRNGPFATEVEVREIVDLAQSQGVVDDDERRMIQSVFELDETNAREVMVPRPEMVWIEAEKSATQAMSLAVRSGHSRIPVIGDNPDDILGVVYLKDVVERMLPQGRVQTELTVADVMREAWFVPDSKRLDDLLEDMQAQHNHMAMLVDEYGGIAGLVTIEDVLEEIVGEIADEYDTDEVAPVEEVSEGVYRVSSRLPVEDLGELYGVDLTDDDVETVGGLLAWKLGRVPLPGARVKIAGLMLTAEGGPNRVGRQRITSVLVRRKKDKTAKEKSAGNAAPQGRVKDDEATRTAETTGEVQ, from the coding sequence TTGCGAGACATCGTGTTCCTCGTCGTCGCCGCGGCGTTCACCGTGATCGGCGGACTGTTCGCCGCCATCGACTCGGCGCTGGCGACGGTGTCCGTGGCCCGCGTCGAGGATCTGATCAAGGACGATCGCTTCGGCGCCAAACGCCTCATCCGCGTCGTGGAGCAGCGGCCGGCGTACATCGGTCTCACCGTGCTGCTCCGGATCGGATTCGAGACCGCGTCCACGGTGCTGGTCGCCCTCGTCGCGACCGAACATCTGGGGATGACCTGGGGGATCGTGGTGGCGGTCCTGGTGATGATGGTGGTCTCCTTCGTCGCGGTGGGCGTCGGCCCGCGCACGGTGGGCCGCCAGCACGCGTACTCGCTCTCCCTGTTCGCCGCGCCGCTGCTGACAGTGATCGGCGTCCTGTTGCGGCCGGTCACCCGGATTCTGATCGTGCTGGGCAACGCGCTGACTCCGGGCAAGGGTTTCCGCAACGGCCCGTTCGCGACGGAGGTGGAGGTCCGCGAGATCGTCGACCTGGCTCAGTCGCAGGGCGTGGTCGACGACGACGAGCGTCGGATGATCCAGTCGGTGTTCGAGCTCGACGAGACCAACGCGCGCGAGGTGATGGTGCCGCGTCCCGAGATGGTCTGGATCGAGGCGGAGAAGTCCGCGACGCAGGCGATGAGCCTGGCGGTCCGGTCGGGACATTCGCGCATCCCGGTGATCGGCGACAACCCCGATGACATCCTCGGGGTCGTCTACCTCAAAGACGTCGTCGAACGCATGCTGCCGCAGGGCCGGGTCCAGACCGAGCTCACCGTCGCCGACGTGATGCGCGAGGCCTGGTTCGTGCCCGACTCCAAGCGGCTCGACGATCTGCTCGAAGACATGCAGGCCCAGCACAACCACATGGCGATGCTGGTCGACGAGTACGGCGGCATCGCCGGTCTGGTGACCATCGAGGACGTGCTGGAGGAGATCGTCGGGGAGATCGCCGACGAGTACGACACCGACGAGGTGGCGCCCGTCGAGGAGGTCTCCGAGGGCGTCTACCGGGTCTCGTCGCGGCTTCCCGTCGAAGATCTGGGCGAGCTGTACGGCGTCGACCTCACCGACGACGACGTGGAGACCGTCGGCGGCCTGCTCGCCTGGAAGCTCGGGCGAGTTCCGTTGCCGGGAGCTCGCGTGAAGATCGCCGGACTGATGCTCACCGCCGAGGGCGGCCCGAACCGGGTCGGACGGCAGCGGATCACCTCCGTGCTGGTGCGACGCAAGAAGGACAAGACGGCCAAGGAGAAGTCGGCCGGCAACGCGGCGCCTCAGGGCAGAGTCAAGGACGACGAGGCCACACGCACGGCCGAGACGACAGGAGAAGTGCAGTGA
- the ybeY gene encoding rRNA maturation RNase YbeY, which translates to MSIELFNESGEDAPEDRIIEVARFAMGAMDVHPAAELSIQLVDLDTMADLHMQWMDLPGPTDVMSFPMDELTPGGRPDAADPGPAMLGDIVLCPAFAADQARKQRHSYDHELAVLTVHGVLHLLGFDHAEPAEEKEMFGLQNRILADWYDARDQRATEQRQAEKDGRLLRNIGFDAEPGTS; encoded by the coding sequence ATGAGCATCGAACTGTTCAACGAGTCCGGCGAGGACGCGCCGGAAGACCGGATCATCGAGGTGGCTCGGTTCGCGATGGGCGCGATGGACGTGCACCCGGCGGCCGAACTCTCGATCCAGTTGGTCGATCTCGACACCATGGCGGATCTGCACATGCAGTGGATGGATCTGCCCGGGCCCACCGACGTGATGAGCTTCCCGATGGACGAGCTGACCCCCGGCGGGCGGCCGGATGCGGCCGATCCCGGGCCGGCCATGCTCGGTGACATCGTGCTGTGCCCGGCGTTCGCGGCCGACCAGGCCCGCAAGCAGCGACACAGCTACGACCACGAGCTCGCGGTCCTCACCGTGCACGGTGTGCTGCACCTGCTGGGCTTCGATCACGCCGAGCCGGCCGAGGAGAAGGAGATGTTCGGGTTGCAGAACCGGATCCTCGCCGACTGGTACGACGCACGCGACCAACGGGCGACCGAGCAGCGGCAGGCGGAGAAGGACGGCCGGCTGCTGCGCAACATCGGGTTCGACGCCGAACCCGGTACGAGCTGA
- a CDS encoding PhoH family protein, whose amino-acid sequence MEIPHELVVGLLGAADVNLRTLESQLPADVHVRGNRLTLSGQPADIAASERVIAELVALVRTGTPLTPDLVRESMTILSDQDGAESPAQVLSLDIIARRGKAIRPKTLNQKRYVDAIDENTIVFGLGPAGTGKTYLAMAKAVQALQRKEVSRIILTRPAVEAGERLGFLPGSLSEKIDPYLRPLYDALHDMMDPEAIPKLMEAGVIEVAPLAYMRGRTLNDAFIILDEAQNTTGEQMKMFLTRLGFGAKMVVTGDITQVDLPGGARSGLRIAAKILDGIDDIHFAELTSADVVRHRLVADIVDAYGRAEENGRPAGNRADRRAAVQAGRRR is encoded by the coding sequence ATGGAGATCCCGCACGAGTTGGTGGTCGGGCTGCTGGGAGCGGCCGATGTCAATCTGCGAACGCTGGAATCTCAACTGCCGGCCGACGTCCATGTGCGCGGCAACAGACTCACTCTGAGCGGACAGCCGGCCGACATCGCGGCGTCCGAGCGGGTGATCGCCGAACTGGTCGCGCTGGTGCGCACCGGCACCCCGCTGACCCCGGACCTGGTCCGCGAGTCGATGACGATCCTGTCCGACCAGGACGGGGCCGAATCACCCGCTCAGGTCCTGAGCCTGGACATCATCGCCCGGCGCGGCAAGGCGATCCGGCCCAAGACGCTCAACCAGAAGCGCTACGTCGACGCGATCGACGAGAACACGATCGTTTTCGGGCTCGGCCCGGCCGGCACCGGCAAGACCTACCTCGCGATGGCCAAGGCCGTGCAGGCGCTGCAGCGCAAGGAGGTCAGCCGGATCATCCTGACGCGCCCCGCGGTCGAGGCCGGCGAGCGGCTGGGCTTTCTGCCGGGCTCGCTGAGCGAGAAGATCGACCCGTATCTGCGGCCGCTCTACGATGCCCTGCACGACATGATGGACCCCGAGGCGATCCCGAAGCTGATGGAGGCCGGGGTCATCGAGGTGGCCCCGCTGGCGTACATGCGCGGCCGCACTCTCAACGACGCGTTCATCATCCTCGACGAGGCGCAGAACACCACCGGCGAGCAGATGAAGATGTTCCTCACCCGACTCGGTTTCGGCGCCAAGATGGTCGTCACCGGCGACATCACCCAGGTGGACCTGCCGGGCGGCGCCAGGAGTGGACTGCGCATCGCCGCGAAGATCCTCGACGGCATCGACGACATCCACTTCGCCGAGCTGACCAGCGCCGACGTGGTGCGCCACCGGCTGGTGGCAGACATCGTCGACGCCTACGGGCGCGCCGAGGAGAACGGCAGACCGGCGGGCAACCGAGCGGACCGTCGTGCCGCAGTGCAGGCGGGCCGTCGTCGATGA
- a CDS encoding alpha/beta hydrolase family protein: MKRVKVPYGEHRSQYGHLYLPDWDPAEGRAPLMVLVHGGSWSTEYALVVYSAVARDLVAHGAVVWNVEYRRREEGGGWPQTGRDVVAAIAALDGPVAGELASAGVAVDRRHVAVVGHSAGGQLAAWAVAQLGARTSGHRITTVVPQSAVLDFTVPGARDKESVVAFLGATYDDAPARFVDASPAHAPVVDATVALVHTSGDHAVPLAMSEHYVQVMTARGQNTTLTAVPGGHACFVDPKTPAHRATLRALAL, encoded by the coding sequence ATGAAGCGCGTCAAGGTCCCCTACGGCGAGCATCGCTCGCAGTACGGCCACCTGTATCTGCCGGACTGGGATCCGGCCGAGGGCCGCGCTCCGCTCATGGTGCTGGTGCACGGCGGTTCGTGGTCGACGGAGTACGCATTGGTCGTGTACTCGGCGGTCGCGCGCGACCTCGTCGCCCACGGCGCCGTGGTCTGGAACGTCGAATACCGTCGCCGCGAAGAGGGCGGGGGATGGCCGCAGACCGGACGCGACGTGGTCGCCGCGATCGCTGCGCTCGACGGTCCCGTCGCCGGGGAACTCGCGTCGGCGGGAGTCGCGGTGGACCGGCGGCACGTGGCCGTCGTCGGGCATTCGGCCGGCGGGCAACTCGCCGCGTGGGCTGTCGCGCAACTCGGTGCCCGGACCTCGGGACACCGCATCACCACCGTGGTCCCGCAGTCGGCGGTGCTGGACTTCACCGTGCCCGGGGCGCGTGACAAGGAGTCGGTCGTCGCCTTCCTGGGCGCGACGTACGACGACGCGCCCGCCCGCTTCGTCGATGCCTCACCCGCTCACGCGCCCGTGGTCGATGCGACCGTCGCCCTCGTGCACACGAGCGGCGATCACGCGGTTCCGCTCGCGATGAGCGAGCACTACGTACAGGTGATGACGGCGCGCGGACAGAACACGACGCTCACGGCGGTGCCGGGCGGACATGCGTGCTTTGTGGATCCGAAGACCCCCGCGCACCGCGCGACGCTGCGCGCGCTCGCCCTGTAG
- a CDS encoding 16S rRNA (uracil(1498)-N(3))-methyltransferase, with translation MTPPVFWVDDVPRAGETALVSGPEGRHAVTVTRLRPGEPVILGDGRGTRADCTVTEVSGKDRLTVRAGRVEFVARRTPLVTIVQALPKAERSELAVDLMTEAGADVIVPWQAARSIARWSGAKAAKGVEKWRTTAATAAKQARRAWIPEVHDLSATIDVRDVCARVHAAGGVVALLHEDGATPFRSVDFSAAPEVVFVIGPEGGLTEQEVADLTALGGRSVVLGPQVLRTAAAGAVALGALGAVTDRWDA, from the coding sequence ATGACGCCTCCGGTCTTCTGGGTCGACGACGTTCCCCGCGCGGGCGAGACCGCGCTGGTGAGCGGGCCGGAAGGCCGCCACGCGGTGACGGTGACCCGGCTCCGACCCGGCGAGCCGGTGATCCTCGGGGACGGGCGCGGCACGCGCGCGGACTGCACGGTGACCGAGGTGTCCGGCAAGGACCGGCTGACGGTGCGGGCCGGGCGCGTCGAGTTCGTCGCGCGGCGCACTCCGCTGGTCACGATCGTGCAGGCGCTGCCCAAGGCCGAGCGGTCCGAGCTCGCCGTGGACCTGATGACCGAGGCCGGGGCCGACGTGATCGTGCCCTGGCAGGCGGCGCGGAGCATCGCGCGCTGGTCGGGCGCCAAGGCCGCCAAGGGTGTCGAGAAGTGGCGCACCACCGCCGCGACGGCCGCCAAGCAGGCACGACGGGCCTGGATCCCGGAAGTTCACGATCTGTCCGCCACCATCGACGTCCGCGACGTCTGCGCACGGGTGCACGCCGCCGGAGGTGTGGTGGCACTGCTCCACGAGGACGGTGCCACGCCGTTCCGGTCGGTGGACTTCTCCGCGGCGCCAGAAGTGGTGTTCGTCATCGGACCCGAAGGCGGGCTGACCGAGCAGGAAGTGGCCGACTTGACCGCGCTGGGCGGCCGCAGCGTGGTGCTGGGGCCGCAGGTGCTGCGGACCGCCGCCGCGGGCGCGGTAGCGCTGGGCGCCCTCGGCGCGGTGACCGACCGCTGGGACGCATGA
- the dnaJ gene encoding molecular chaperone DnaJ → MARDYYGILGVPRNVSDQELKRAYRRLARELHPDVNPLEEERFKEVTTAYEVLSDPEKRRIVDAGGDPMAASGMGGFGGDFGGLGDIFNTFFGGGGGGFGGGGRGPRGRVRPGEPALVGLTLDLEEIAAGAEREITVDTAILCDSCDGAGTRDNSKPVTCPTCRGQGEIQTVQRSFLGQVMSVRECPECHGAGEVIPDPCLKCGGDGRVRSRRTLTVKIPAGVEQGMRVRLAGKGEVGPGGGPAGDLYVEISEKPDDVFVRDKDDLHCTLRVPMVDAALGSSLDIDTVLGGTAHIDIEPGTQPGTVVTVKGQGLPHLNTGLRGSLHAHLEVVVPAKLDGAQKDLLTELRAAANDDVELVTATSKSGAKSGVFSRLRNAFAGR, encoded by the coding sequence GTGGCTCGTGATTACTACGGAATTCTGGGTGTGCCCAGGAACGTCTCCGATCAGGAACTCAAGCGCGCGTACCGCCGCCTGGCGCGGGAGCTGCATCCCGATGTGAATCCGCTGGAAGAGGAGCGGTTCAAAGAGGTCACCACGGCCTACGAGGTGCTGTCGGATCCGGAGAAGCGCCGGATCGTCGACGCCGGCGGCGACCCGATGGCCGCGAGTGGGATGGGCGGCTTCGGCGGCGACTTCGGCGGTCTCGGGGACATCTTCAACACTTTTTTCGGCGGCGGCGGCGGTGGCTTCGGCGGCGGAGGCCGAGGACCGCGTGGGCGCGTCCGCCCCGGTGAACCGGCTCTGGTCGGCCTGACGCTCGATCTCGAGGAGATCGCTGCGGGCGCCGAACGTGAGATCACGGTCGACACCGCGATCCTCTGCGACAGCTGCGACGGCGCGGGCACCCGCGACAACTCCAAGCCGGTCACCTGCCCGACGTGCCGCGGTCAGGGCGAGATCCAGACCGTGCAGCGGTCGTTCCTCGGCCAGGTGATGTCGGTGCGCGAGTGTCCCGAGTGCCACGGCGCCGGTGAGGTGATCCCCGATCCGTGCCTCAAGTGCGGCGGCGACGGCCGGGTCCGCTCCCGGCGCACCCTGACGGTGAAGATCCCGGCCGGGGTGGAGCAGGGCATGCGCGTCCGGCTGGCAGGCAAGGGCGAGGTGGGCCCCGGCGGCGGACCGGCCGGCGACCTCTATGTGGAGATCAGCGAGAAGCCCGACGACGTCTTCGTCCGCGACAAGGACGACCTGCACTGCACTCTGCGCGTCCCGATGGTCGACGCCGCGCTCGGATCGTCGCTCGACATCGACACCGTGCTGGGCGGCACCGCGCACATCGACATCGAGCCCGGCACCCAGCCAGGGACCGTGGTCACCGTCAAGGGACAGGGCCTGCCGCACCTGAACACCGGCCTGCGCGGAAGCCTGCACGCGCACCTGGAGGTGGTGGTGCCCGCCAAGCTCGACGGGGCCCAGAAGGACCTGCTCACCGAACTGCGGGCCGCGGCGAACGACGACGTCGAACTGGTGACCGCGACGTCCAAGTCCGGTGCCAAGTCCGGGGTCTTCTCCCGGCTGCGCAACGCCTTCGCCGGACGATGA
- the hrcA gene encoding heat-inducible transcriptional repressor HrcA, protein MSSTDDRRFEILRAIVTDFVATQEPIASKALVDRHRLGVSSATVRNDMAVLEAEGLITQPHTSSGRVPTDKGYRLFVDRIHEIKPLSAAERRAILTFLDTAVDLDDVLRRSVRLLSELTHQVAVIQYPVLSSALVRHLEVVALSPQRLLLVVITDTGRVEQRIVSLREPLNDDDLSRARSLFGAALDGKRLEEASAAVTALTDDAPPELQRPILEIASVLIETLVERSEDRLVLGGTSNLARSAGDFAPATGGMDTVLEALEEQVVILRLLAHTRGSDSVTVRIGEETEVENLRSTSVVSTGYGASGTVLGGVGVVGPTRMDYPGTMAAVAAVARYVGEVLAGR, encoded by the coding sequence GTGTCGAGCACGGATGATCGTCGCTTCGAGATCCTGCGGGCGATCGTGACCGACTTCGTCGCCACCCAGGAGCCGATCGCGTCAAAGGCACTGGTGGACCGGCACCGACTCGGTGTCTCGAGCGCCACCGTGCGCAACGACATGGCGGTGCTGGAAGCCGAGGGGCTGATCACTCAGCCGCACACCAGCTCCGGCCGCGTGCCGACGGACAAGGGCTACCGGCTGTTCGTCGACCGTATCCACGAGATCAAGCCGCTCTCGGCCGCCGAACGCCGCGCCATCCTGACCTTCCTCGATACCGCGGTCGATCTGGACGACGTCCTGCGCCGCTCGGTGCGGCTGCTCTCCGAACTGACCCATCAGGTCGCGGTGATTCAGTACCCGGTCCTGTCCAGCGCGCTGGTCCGCCACCTGGAGGTGGTGGCGCTGAGTCCGCAGCGGCTGCTGCTGGTGGTGATCACCGACACCGGGCGGGTGGAACAGCGGATCGTCTCGCTCCGCGAACCACTGAACGACGACGACCTCTCCCGGGCGCGCTCGCTGTTCGGTGCGGCGCTCGACGGCAAGCGCCTCGAGGAGGCATCGGCCGCGGTGACCGCGCTCACCGACGACGCCCCGCCGGAACTGCAGCGCCCGATCCTGGAGATCGCCTCGGTCCTGATCGAGACGCTCGTCGAGCGCAGCGAAGACCGGCTGGTGCTCGGCGGGACGTCGAACCTGGCACGGAGCGCCGGAGACTTCGCGCCCGCGACCGGCGGAATGGACACCGTGCTGGAGGCGTTGGAAGAACAGGTCGTGATTCTGCGGCTGCTCGCCCACACGCGCGGGAGCGACAGCGTCACCGTGCGGATCGGCGAGGAGACCGAGGTGGAGAACCTGCGCAGCACCTCGGTGGTGTCGACCGGGTACGGTGCTTCGGGCACCGTCTTAGGCGGGGTCGGCGTGGTCGGCCCGACGCGGATGGACTACCCGGGGACCATGGCCGCCGTCGCCGCGGTGGCCCGCTACGTCGGCGAAGTGCTCGCCGGCCGGTAA
- a CDS encoding type II toxin-antitoxin system VapB family antitoxin: MIFKGVQEGRPYPEFSLSAREWAQIPPRQIRLDQLVTITTVLALDKLLSEDSTFYGDLFAHVVQYRGELYLEDGLHRAVRSALRNRTVIHARLLDLDERIAAGAFDSATGAAAAAPPAPGPALPGAPSDPISMGNTDQLPPVPTRPVHPRRAGRTARHSAD, translated from the coding sequence ATGATCTTCAAGGGCGTCCAGGAAGGCCGACCGTATCCGGAGTTCTCGCTGTCGGCCCGCGAATGGGCGCAGATCCCGCCCCGTCAGATCCGGCTGGACCAGCTCGTCACCATCACCACCGTGCTAGCCCTGGACAAGCTCCTGTCCGAGGACTCCACGTTCTACGGCGACCTGTTCGCGCACGTCGTCCAGTACCGCGGCGAACTGTACCTGGAAGACGGGCTGCACCGCGCGGTGCGGTCCGCGTTGCGAAACCGTACGGTGATCCACGCCCGCCTGCTCGACCTCGACGAGCGGATCGCCGCAGGCGCCTTCGACTCGGCCACCGGCGCCGCGGCCGCCGCACCGCCCGCACCCGGTCCGGCGTTGCCGGGCGCACCCAGCGACCCGATCTCGATGGGCAACACCGACCAGCTCCCACCGGTGCCGACGCGGCCGGTTCACCCGCGCCGCGCGGGCCGCACCGCGCGGCACAGCGCCGACTGA
- a CDS encoding TetR/AcrR family transcriptional regulator, producing MTHALEEPADRRRRRTRAAILDAADALFAANGFRRTAVEQLAEAADVALSSIYANFPGGKADVYAVLACRSADEHVTAMRTAIDGVARGDFTAAVFDEYCRYHRENPLAFRLLGLVDIEPSDTELYGPARRRIAGRLTGLVDEVIAAAGGDPGGTRREILQMWATINGLLGLRSQGFVDATEYAQLLDDLRPGTSS from the coding sequence ATGACGCACGCACTCGAAGAACCGGCCGACCGGCGGCGCCGGCGCACCAGAGCCGCGATCCTGGATGCCGCGGATGCGCTGTTCGCCGCGAACGGATTCCGGAGGACCGCCGTGGAACAGCTCGCCGAGGCGGCGGACGTCGCGCTGAGCTCGATCTATGCGAACTTCCCCGGCGGAAAGGCCGACGTCTACGCGGTCCTGGCGTGCCGGTCGGCGGACGAGCACGTGACGGCCATGCGGACGGCGATCGACGGCGTCGCGCGCGGTGATTTCACCGCGGCGGTGTTCGACGAGTACTGCCGGTATCACCGGGAGAACCCCCTGGCGTTCCGATTGCTGGGACTGGTCGACATCGAACCCTCGGACACGGAGCTGTACGGTCCAGCGCGCCGCCGGATCGCCGGCCGTCTCACCGGGCTGGTCGACGAGGTGATCGCCGCGGCCGGCGGCGACCCGGGCGGAACCCGGCGCGAGATTCTGCAGATGTGGGCGACGATCAACGGTCTGCTCGGGCTCCGGAGCCAGGGGTTCGTCGACGCGACCGAGTACGCGCAGCTCCTCGACGACCTGCGTCCGGGAACCTCGTCGTGA
- a CDS encoding PaaI family thioesterase, which translates to MSDTAPASSVFASAPATGSEAMRAFFPQSPFIGVLGVELIDIEEGRAHLRLPFAEANTTVGPMVHGGAISACADLGIMAAAWSGEQLPENLRGVTVSMSVNFVAPAMNDDIEIHGTRLRKGRKLSHCSVEIRTRTSGDLVATGSGVYQVG; encoded by the coding sequence ATGTCCGACACCGCCCCCGCTTCCAGCGTCTTCGCTTCCGCGCCCGCCACCGGTTCCGAAGCCATGCGCGCCTTCTTTCCCCAGTCGCCGTTCATCGGCGTGCTCGGCGTGGAACTGATCGACATCGAGGAGGGTCGCGCCCACCTGCGCCTTCCCTTCGCCGAGGCCAACACCACCGTCGGCCCGATGGTGCACGGCGGCGCGATCAGCGCATGCGCGGACCTCGGGATCATGGCCGCCGCCTGGAGCGGCGAGCAGCTGCCGGAGAACCTGCGCGGCGTCACGGTGTCGATGTCGGTGAACTTCGTCGCACCCGCCATGAACGACGACATCGAGATCCACGGCACCCGCCTGCGCAAGGGGCGCAAGCTGTCGCACTGCAGCGTCGAGATCCGCACCCGGACGTCCGGCGACCTCGTCGCGACCGGGTCGGGTGTGTACCAGGTCGGCTGA
- a CDS encoding coproporphyrinogen-III oxidase family protein codes for MSLRTPSIPLSAAAVDRLRSGRARPFGLYLHVPFCATRCGYCDFNTYTAGELGSSTSPAAWAEAVRRELDEAAALLAPARPVETVFVGGGTPSLLGADGLADLLGAVRSSFDLAPGAEVTTESNPESTSPEFFAALREAGYTRISLGMQSAAPHVLRILERRHTPGRAPAAAHEAAAAGFEHVNLDLIYGTPGETDDDLAASLDAVLATPVDHVSAYALIVEDGTAFARKVRRGEVPMPDDDVLAARYELIDARLSAAGLTWYEVSNWASVRRPGAQLVEPVETPVPASVRRPATELVELVETPDPGSVCRPATELVELVETPDPGSVCRLAPQLVEPVETPDPASVCRHNEAYWRSDDWWGIGPGAHSHVNGVRWWNQKHPATYAASLDDGSLPVGGFEVLSDDDVHTEAVMLRTRMRSGLPVGELSDDEARRAERAVSDGLLVVVDDAYVLTDPGRLLADGVIRDILVE; via the coding sequence ATGTCCCTGCGCACGCCCTCGATTCCGCTGTCCGCCGCGGCCGTGGATCGTCTGAGGTCAGGGCGGGCGCGGCCGTTCGGTCTGTATCTGCACGTGCCCTTTTGTGCGACGCGGTGCGGCTATTGCGACTTCAACACCTACACCGCCGGTGAGCTCGGATCGTCCACCTCGCCGGCGGCCTGGGCCGAGGCGGTACGGCGCGAGCTCGACGAGGCCGCCGCGCTGCTCGCTCCGGCGCGACCGGTCGAGACGGTGTTCGTCGGCGGCGGGACGCCGTCGTTGCTCGGCGCGGACGGGCTGGCTGACCTGCTCGGCGCGGTGCGTTCCTCGTTCGACCTCGCGCCGGGTGCGGAGGTGACCACCGAATCCAACCCCGAGTCCACCTCGCCGGAGTTCTTCGCCGCGCTGCGCGAGGCCGGGTACACGCGCATCTCACTCGGCATGCAGTCCGCGGCGCCGCACGTGCTGCGGATCCTGGAACGCCGCCACACGCCGGGGCGGGCGCCGGCCGCGGCGCACGAAGCCGCAGCGGCGGGCTTCGAGCACGTGAATCTGGACCTGATCTACGGCACGCCGGGGGAGACCGACGACGATCTCGCCGCCTCGCTGGATGCGGTGCTCGCCACCCCGGTGGACCATGTGTCGGCCTACGCCCTGATCGTCGAAGACGGCACCGCGTTCGCCCGGAAGGTGCGGCGCGGAGAAGTGCCGATGCCCGACGACGACGTGCTCGCCGCCCGGTACGAGCTGATCGATGCGCGGCTGTCGGCGGCGGGCCTGACCTGGTACGAGGTGTCGAACTGGGCTTCGGTGCGCCGGCCTGGGGCTCAGCTCGTTGAGCCTGTCGAAACGCCCGTTCCGGCCTCGGTGCGCCGGCCCGCCACTGAGCTCGTTGAGCTTGTCGAAACGCCTGATCCGGGCTCGGTGTGCCGGCCCGCCACTGAGCTCGTTGAGCTTGTCGAAACGCCTGATCCGGGCTCGGTGTGCCGGCTCGCGCCTCAGCTCGTTGAGCCTGTCGAAACGCCCGATCCGGCCTCGGTGTGCCGGCACAACGAGGCGTACTGGCGCAGCGACGACTGGTGGGGAATCGGTCCCGGAGCGCACTCGCACGTCAACGGGGTGCGCTGGTGGAACCAGAAGCACCCGGCCACGTACGCGGCCTCGCTAGACGACGGGTCGCTCCCGGTCGGCGGTTTCGAGGTCCTCTCCGACGACGACGTGCACACCGAAGCCGTGATGCTGCGCACCCGGATGCGGTCCGGGCTGCCGGTGGGCGAGTTGTCCGACGACGAGGCTCGGCGCGCTGAGCGGGCGGTGTCCGACGGGCTGCTCGTCGTCGTCGACGATGCGTATGTGCTGACCGATCCGGGCCGGTTGCTGGCCGACGGCGTGATCCGGGACATCCTGGTCGAGTAG